From the Xenopus laevis strain J_2021 chromosome 7L, Xenopus_laevis_v10.1, whole genome shotgun sequence genome, the window ccaatttttcgccgtttcgcaaattttccggccaagcgaaacggcgcaaattcgctcatcactagttatagtATTAGCAACTGTCACAAACAGAACAATGTTCAGAGATAATCCAGTAACAGAGTTTGAGGACAAGTTTCTCCCCCATGAAGTTATTCACTAAATGAATTATGTCATGTAATAGTAGAAAAAACAACGTCCTTACCTTgcgaaaacaaaaacatttgaaaatagttTTCCACATTTTGATGttagttgtgttttttgttagatgttagatttttttttgttgttttgatacgataaaatattcttctgtggagagaaaaaaagaaaaccatttagtAAAGAAACAGTTTAGTAATCCCAATACTTTGTTCTATGTAATatcccgatatatatatatatatatatatatatatatatatatatatatatatatatgaggcccaaacagcccccacctcCACACTAGTGGTATATATAatcaaatgcccttgtggttTATTGTACTGTGGCAAGACGGTGAGGCAGCTAAAGGAAAGGATAGGCATCGAGCGAGTATTAGGGCAGCGTTAGACCCAGAGAGagtcaaaaataagaataaagacgACCTGAAACAGGACAAAGCACAACAGCCGGTGGCCAAGCATTGGGCGGAGGCCAAACATAGTGCCTCCTCCTTTAGATACCTGCCGATAGAGCAGATACAAATGCATCCAGGAGGTGGTGATGTAGGAAAAGCGCTTTTGAAAAGGAAAGCCTTTTGGATTTATGAACTCAATTGCGTCTCACCAAAAGGTATGAATGGGCAGATCAAGTTGTAAGTTGTAGAGTTGATCTAAATGGATAAATAGAGTTTGGTAGTTCCTTTACaaactttctatttattctgtgGCTTTTACAGTGAAAGGAAATGTTGTATAAATTATGGATACAATTTAGCTACAACTttgtttctcttttccttttaggACACTTTAGTAACATATGGAATTTAATTGAGCACTGTAACACGAGCTTATGAAACACACCGGTGACATCTTGTGGACAAAATGAATTTTACAAGTACACAAAATTATACACTGTTTGATATcacaaaatgttttgtaatttttttttacacgtttttATACACTAATTTAAGATATTTATGGTATTTATGATGTATATGCGATGAGTGTTCATGATGATAGCACTatctgggtagtgatgggcgaatttattcgccaggcgagaattcgcggcgaatttgcgtgattcgccggcagcgaataaatttgcgaaacgcccgcgaaaattcgcagcaaaaattcggcggcgtcagaaaaatttccgaaaaaacggacgccggcgtcaaaaacgggacgagacgccggcgcagtttcgcaaatttttcgcagtttcgcacgAAAtgcgcacatttttcggcgaagctaaacggcgcaaattcgcccatcactatatctgggtaaaaaatatttttatgtcacATATATGAagatgtagacaaatacaagattcctctgcactcaacccattatcaatatatttaagacagcgacattttgtgcatactgctactgaaaaatgccttaccctttaaacaaaacagggattgtttgtccatatattgcaatatatttaagctggccaactacgtcaaagtcatcccatatctggccagtcctatgctaaattttcatctgattcattaagaattctatggtttaattatacattttataaaagggacgaatacgttttacctgcaacttactagctgctttcaaagtaaaactcccaaacttggctgcccttttattagacaccagtgggatcacctgactatagttggaaggGTTATaaaatttgttataaaatgtataattaaaccatagaattcttaatgaatcagatgaaaatttagcataggactggccagatatgggatgactttgacgtagttggccagcttaaatatattgcaatatatggacaaacaatccctgttttgtttaaagggtaaggcatttttcagtagcagtatgcacaaaatgtcgctgtcttaaatatattgataatgggttgagtgcagaggactcttgtatttgtctatatgtttttgtggtcacaccctcattgcacccccgcctaatgattttaaaaactagtggtgagcacaactttcccctgtttgttacatATATGAAGATGGTCACAAGGGTTAAATCACTTCATTAACAGGTTTGGATAACAAGCACCCATTGGAGAATTTGAATGCGTTAGACTATTAAAGATTggtcaatgtatttttgtatcatccttgagaaaggtcctaacaaggacGTTGTATAATGGTACAACGGAATAAATGATTGAGAATTTTTACATGGGAGTGCCGGTTTTCTTGAATTGAAGGTTATATACATTTTAACCATGCACCCCGGCTAAATAGGCCGTAATAGAGTTTGCCTTGGAGTGaggatactcactggactgtgatatatatatatatatatatatatatatatatatatatatatatatatatatatatatatatatactgtatgtatatatgtgtgtgtgagtgtgtgcgtatatatacatttacagctatgggatccattaccaaGAAACCTGTTTTTGAGAATGCTCCATAATACAGGAAGGCTAtcacccacagactccattttagtcaatgAATTAAAATTCTACCATATTCATGATACCACTAGTGGTCTCAAAGCTAAAACTGTACCAGTAAAAcggttatttttaataaagttttctcccaaatatacagagatctactcacctcagtctcctgatcaagaatgagaaaTCTCTGGGCTGCAGCTGTACACCTTGActttgtccattatgacatcataatgacaacTGTTTGTTTGAACAGCTGTGAGATTCAGAGCATTGTGACATCACGCATGCAGCCCAGGCAGGGCAGTTATAACAACAAGTTAAATCATGGTTGCTGAGTTCAGTTAAATTCAATTAAGTTGAAGAATAAAGTGCAGTGGGTTTTGTTGCCATGATGAGAGCCTGTTTATTCAGTAGCCATTCTCAATATAGGGAATGATACCATTACAACATGTATATTATTGTGTATTCTTTGTATAAGAAATGGTACAATTAATATATTACAAAGACTgccccattattatatataatgagtATAGGGAACGCAGTGTTGTCTTGTACCTGAAATTGCAAAACAGTCCTGTGCtttttttagtgtttaaatgtattttattgaactGGGGCAGCATAGCGCATCTTGACACAACTGGATATCAGTGCAAAGAGCTTTTTGGCCTTAGATTTAATCATGTTAATAAATTCATGTTATGTATTTAGCAAACAAAAGTCTAAATTTTATTTTCCATACTATGCTTTCATTTAAATGCACTTCTTTCATTTAAATGCACATGACAAGGTTGTTCCTTTTATGTATTTTGCCACACTACCATAACTACAACCTTATTTTAACAGTGTCAGCTGGAATGGTATTTAAATACAGGGTCTGACTGTTTCTTTTTATGCACATGAGCAGGTTTATTAACATGCGTTTTTTTTGCTGATTATCCagagagcgggtctgggccgacaAGAACCGGGGTCCGTCGGGTTTTTTCTCCGTGTCCCAGGCCTACCCTGTTcaattattaattgtttttttttaaattattcaaaatatttaaatatttatttataaaaattattaatttctgTCTACTATggaaacattagggatgcaccgaatctagggttcggcctttttcagcaggatttggattcaaccgaatccttctgccaggccgaaccgaatctaaatttgcatatgcaaattagggaatgggaaggaaatcgtgtgactttttgtcacaaaacaaggaagtaaaaaatgttttccccttcccatcccgaATTTgtagatgcaaattaggattcggatcggtattcggccaaagctttcttgaaggattcgggggttcggccgaatccaaaatagtggattcggtgcatccctaatttaaagtagTTTGTCGAATTACGAATTGTACCTTGATCATTGTCACTAGTTGATCTAGTGCAAAGTGCTCAATTACAGCTGGGAGTTTCTGAAAgggaaataacacaaaaaatggtgctttattatgaaataatatttgtatgtattataaataaaaacaacatttcaattCCCTGACATTCATTTTTGCAGTATGAGACAGATCTGCTGTCGTGTGTCAAAAATACAGGAAGAGTCCCCGAAATTATGCCTCAGCCTCAGTGGTTTTATACTGGTCATGAAACTTTTGAGCTGTCTTTTAAAAGAAGGTGCCTTGGTGGTGATACATTGTTTATATAGGGAATCATATACTCCCCTATAGTAAaaagggatattataagtcaccaaggagttcaatgaccatataacgGCACAGGGCTGAAGGCCGAGGTCTTCCTTTTGTGCTGGGTGCCATTGGCATGCTGTAGGTGACACAGGTGACAAAATGCAGGGTCACCTACATTCCAATAGGTACTgggctttatatatttataagcagTTACACAAGACAGTAACTGCTTGGGAGTATTTTATGAATTCCTATCCCACATCAATTGAGTCTGAAGTCTGGCCTTGAATACATACTGAAATAGCacactatatttattgttttaattttatcaaaTGCACATTGACAAGATTTTTACCTTTTAATTCAGAGGCAAATTTTTCCAGTTGCTCTTGAACGGAGCACATATGGCTGATAGTTGACCATGGAAAAAAACGAATTTCCAAAAGCTCATCGAAAGTTCTCAGAATAGAGAAGTGAGAGGCTGCGGTGAATGGAGAATAGCCAGGAGCAAAGTGCAAAGGGAAAAGTCACTTTGATCAAATCAATGGCACTCtaagataatttaaaggggtggttcacttttaacttttattatgttatagaacagccaatttgaattaatttttgaattggttttaattatttttattacagttatttgcctttttctttagacactttgcagctttcaaatgggcgtcgctgaccccttctaaaaagcaaatgctctgtaaagctacaaatgtattgttattgctactttttattactaattcttctagtcaggcctctcctattcatattctagcctcctattcaaatcaatgcatggttgctagggtaatttgaaccctagttaccagattgcttaaaatgtaaattgaagagctgttggataaaaagctaaataactcaaaaaccacaaataataaaaaatttaaacatatggcaaattgtctcagaatatcacaaccCCTTTACTTACATTCtcctttttgtgtttctttttcaaaTATCTAAAATGAATCTACCCGTGAAATTTTTTGCAACATGCTATAGATCTTTGCACGTTACTTATATACTGTTAGAGATATTTTACGTATAGTTACTGTACCAGAAGCTGTGCCAGGAGGAGCCcgcagagccctgtacttaccgcTTGCCTCAGAGCAGGCAGTAGGCTGCTCCTCGTCTCGCTTCTTAATTTTCacgtctgaatgacacacaagttaggagGTGGGTGTAAGCCTACATGCCACCCCTGCCCTTTCATCTTATATAAAGTGCTGCCCAATGCAGGCAACCCTATATCAAAGGGGAAAGCCACCGGTTTCTGGACTTGGAAATGCAAAACACAGTGAGCATAGTCCAAAACCGAGGCTTATCCCTTCGAAACAAGCAGACTTTTGAATCTGCTCTGAATACAGCAGACctatcagttaaaggagaaggaaaggtaaaaactaagtaagctttatcagaaaggtctatataaatacactagcaaACTCTTAAAGTAGTCCTGCTCTgagtgctctgtcaaaagaaacactgcatttctttgctTATATCGTGTTTacatgtgcttctgtatcagacttcctgttttctacttaaacctccagggcttgggcttgagcatgctcagtttgctcctctccccctccctccctgctgtaatctgaactcagagcaagcagggagagactcaggcaggaagtgatgtcacaccaagctaatttggcagctgctatcctagagaacagagtgtctagagctgtttactcaggtatggaaaagcattctaaagaataaaaatggtgttctagcttgcactaatcCATTAGttataaactgccttggtagctttccttctcctttaatccatgtGGCTATGcagtactacacacacacacctctgaATGAGAATTAGATTATGAGCTAAGTATCAAAATAACGTAAGAAACATGTACAGaacaatcaatatttattttggttacaaaGCGTGCTGTCAACATAAATTACATGTGCCCTTTGGGCCTCTACAAGAAATGAAATGTACCAGAAATGCAGGGCAAGCCCAAATCACTAGTACAGCCTTTAACAAAAACACACCCTTATATACCAATTACAAGTTACCTGACTTATTTGTCAATACACAGGACGGATCCTTCATTAAcagattttgtgcatatttataattCTGATCAGCAAATAAACTCAACATTACCGATTTGTTATAAATCTTTCTATTCGCTTCCCTTATATTCCAGTGTATTTCAAGACTGGGAAACGAGTCCCTCATCCTGTTTGCATTAATCAGAATATTCTAATTGTGTAAGTAGATAATAGAATACagtttatattattacagaaagcaAAACTGGAGGCCTAAGTTGAAAAGGACCTGTATATTAACTGGTTTATGAACCAAGcatgtaaataaatgtgtgtaaaatatCCCATTAAAAAGGAATATGGAAATATGAATGTCATTTCATTAGGCAAGGACCCTACCTATTGTGCCCTACCTGTTTCCAAACGACAGAAGAGTACAGCAGGGGTTGTTGGCTCCATCTTGCATCACTCAATCTTCTCTTCAAATGATTGCCTACACCCTCAACCCCTGCTGTACTACTCTGCTATTTGGGAACAGGTAGAGCAAACAGGACTGTACTGGAGACAGCAGTGCAGTTTGGGAGGGgtcttaacttaaaggtgattcatctttaaatcatattttagtattgtatagaaaggctaattctaagcaacatttcaattggccttcattttttctggggttttttctgtattttttttttaattatggccTCTTCCTCGAACtctttacaattttcaaatgggggtcactgaccctgactaaaaatcaaatgctctgtaaggctacacatttattgtcattgctacttttattactcatctttctatgcaggccttctCCAATTCATACTGCAGTCTCatgttcaaatcaatgaatggttgttagggtaattgagacaatagcaaccagattgctgaaacagaaaaatagagaactgctgaataaaaagctaaataacttaaaaactataaacataataaaaaaagtaaaccaagagtaaattgtatcagaatatcatcatactaaaagtaaatttaaaggtgaacaacccctttaagtaattgaTTTTTGTCAGGGCCAGTGACATACAAATGATTTTCAGGCACTTTCAAACATTCATTTCTGGCGTTATAATATTTGACATTTTAGATATTAAGAACTGTCTTGAGTTCCTATATTTTGTCATTGCCATTTTTTAGAAGTGTACGATTTCTTTTAGAAATGCTGACGTTAATTACATTTGGGAAATTCAAATTGTATCTCCTATTCCTTGCTTAACAGTTTGTATATCTTTGGTTATGATACAAGTAAGAATAATTGCACttatattttctggtgttttataAACATATTCAGAAGAAAAGAGATTCTATACAAACATTGTCCATGCAGCTGCTACGTTACTTGTGAGTCCAGGGGAACGTGAGAGTTCATGTTTGATGCACTAATAAACCGTTTAGATGCAACCTCATTTGGCACCACTTTTTCTACAGTGTTGTCTTAAAATTTAACTTTGCAACTATGCCTTACCATTTTATTTGGTGTCAGTTCAGaataaagctttttaaaattcaaattatttaataaaaacataatttacacaATCAAtcgaaggagaaaaaaaaaaagctgcactaAGATATGTTTAGGATCTACTGCATATGAACCACTTGTAGAAGACCTAGATTTATCCTATTAAATGTAAATTACTATACATCAAAATACCACGAATCCATTCCCAGCTCCAGAAACTTTGATTTGTACAACTCACATTTACAGCTGAATACCTTGCGGAAACAAACCATTGCAAGTCGTCAGGTTTAGCTAGGGAGTGTATTGAGTctaaggaggggggggggaattaggCTTAAACAGCCTACTTTATTTTgagtttaatataaaatattacgtTAATAAAGACTCTAATGAATCAACATTGTTCTTCATGTCTTATTACATGACTCTGAAGTTAAAACACTTAGATTGGGACAAATATTTATACTTCTGGATTCCCCCGGACACACACATTCAAGCTTGGCTCTGCAGAATCCTAGAACagaaaaagataattttaatTGCCTTAATATGTTTGATGTATGGTTTAACACAATTACACAAGCAATTTCACACCAATTAAGTTAACCATGCACTAGATGATTTGCTTTGAGTGGttaggttgccaaacaagtggggGTTTGTTTTGGATCAACCTAATTTGGCCTACTAATTTGGAGGCCAAATCAAACATCTAACCTCTGGGCCAACAGTCAGATCACAGTCAAGAGTCCTGGGCAGACCAGTTATGGCtcatacataggccaataagctaccaactCAATCTGGAGTGGCCAGGTCGGCAGCCAATGGCCAGCTTGATTTCATGTCTGGTGAATACATCTGGTACAGTAATGCTGCCTTTCTTGCTACAGACCAGCAAATCCAGACTGGGATTCAGAACATGCCCTGGAATTTCCAGTACAGAGAAGCTCATACAGCTTTCCACCTGCCCAATAAACAATGACTGTCTccagcatcttacagcagcctgccagaactcacagattggaAGTCTGGCCCTGCAGTTCAGTATGTACATGAAATAAATCTCAGCTCAAGCCTCAAGATAGGTGAACAAGCATAGTCCACCTGCTTCCCCTGTCCTGCTCAAATTAATATctgcaaatccaaaaaaaaggcaCTTCATGTATTCATAGGACTTATAAAAAGAACCTGTTCTTTTTATAAGTGCTATCAATACATTTTGACTTGTATGTATGGAGGCTTTCAAGTAGCCCCCTGCAGCAAGGACCCCCCTCCTTTTGAACTTAGTGCTTTGTGTGTCATCCTAACACATGTGTACTGCAAATTAATAGTGTATATGTATCAGGAGCACAGTGTTTTTCACATCTTTGTTTGTgacctataaataaaaatgtgtggccCAATGCACCACTATGATCACGTCAAATGCTCTGGACTCCTGCAGTCACTTTCCACTCATTTCAGGTGTGTTTCAGGTTGATCCCAACCAACACACCAGTGGCAGCTATAGGAAACACCTTTCCCATTTACATGAATAAGAAGTGCCGGCAGTGCCAGCTGCCCaacaaaaatatgaaacaaaacCCATACcttatttaaatatttccttcATTAACCAAGCCGTCAGcatagtcatcatcatcatcttcctcctcttcctttgctcTAAAATGCAGGTTTCTGAACTCTCTTCTGCTCATCGAAGCACAACAAGGCACAGCAGGTGGCAGGTCCTAACAGAAACCACAAACATTTTAATCATATGAATGTGCATGAAATGTGAAAAGAAATAGTGACTactggcaaaaatatttttaaaaaaaatataataatagattATTGCAATTAAATGGATATGGAATCCAAAGTAGCCCTTAGCATGTGTACGGATTTTAAAACTTCACAGGACATGGCAAAAATAGATCCAGCAGTGTTCTTTCAAGTCCATTTTGGCCAGGCTCATCTAGCTTTTTCTTTGGCTCTGTGCCAACCACAACCTCACTTGCCATCATAGAACACAATTTACAGAAGCCGCTAGGACTGGCAACTCTTGGCCCCCCAGTAGCTGCAGAACTGCTAATTCGAATACCTTCCATTAGCACAGCTTGCAGGAGAACATTAAACACTAATCTAAAATAACTATCGGGAAAGGCAGTGCCCTTGTTATTTAAATAGATTGTATAATAACACTTCTCTACATATATTAAAACTGAGTCAGTACATTCATTATGTATGGCTTAGCACACAATGATAGAGCAGATTAGAATCCTCCATAGAGGTTAGTGTGCATGTGTTCCACCATTATTTGCATGAGCATTGGGATATGTGTACAAGGCTGTTGCTAAGTTACACAAGTGACTCAGGGCACAGGCCCACATCCATATACATTGCAGGTGTATTTAAAATGTGAAGTGCAAAATACTTCTAACCTCTTTTTGTTCCATGCtctctgcttttgttttcttgtttccTTATGTCTTATTTGGTTCTCTCCACTATCCCTTAAGCAGTGAAGTCACAGAACCCATCAGAGTTTTGCaatataaaaagcctttattggaatccTGGCTCAGATCTCAGATAAAACAGTTTAGTCTGAGATCTGAGCTAGGAttccaataaagactttttatattACAAAACTCAGATGGTTCTGTGACTTCActacttaaagagatacggacatcagaaaataaccatttttattatctatcataacattgtctttgaatgctatttataattttgtcctaaaagtatttgcctgatgcttttacattaccttctcactaccctgttcctctatgaggggctgctatatttgtgcagtaggagtccgttagcattaagaactctgacaggttaagacgggacagtcaggttggcaaaacagtcaagtttagaaacttcaagtgacaattactcacaacagcagaactatcagcaaaaaatgatcaacatgacctataggtaacttttaatgtagagaatttttagtgtcagtatcactttaagtattcAAGCCAGTTGGAGTGGACAACTTTGCACGTGCACCTGCTACTTGAGTGTTCTAAAGGTCTGGGTGAATACCGACCAATTGTCCTACACTACACTATCCCTTTGCAATTCCAGCATTTCTATTATGTGCTTCTCTTACATCATTTTTCATCCCAGATATCCTTTCCTtcatgcatttttacattttcccccatATTTCTATACCTCTTACTGTGGTTCACCTTGTGGTTCTCTAAATCTCCAGCTTCTGCAGCctccttttgttttaatcattttgCTTTTCTTCCCATTTATACATTCTGCTACTCACCATAGTCTCACTTCTGTCCCTATATACTTCTTATTACTATCTTCTGGTTTCTTTTTGCAGTGCCACTGATTATcttgttcaccttgaagttaacttttagtatgctataggatggacaattctaagtaacacaattggtctttattatttatttctagtacagttttttaattatttgcctttttcttctgactctttccagctttcaaatggggggtctctgaccccatcccATCTAAAACagatgctccataaggctacacatttattgtcattgctactttttattcttcatctttctattcagacctctattcatattgcagtctcttattcaaataaatgcatggttgctagggtaatttggcccatagcaaccagattgctgaaattgcaaacaggagagctgctaaataaaaagctaaataactccaaagaaacccacaataataaaacatgaaaaccaattgcaaattgactcagaatatcactctctacatcatgctaaaagttaactcaaaggtgaacgacccctttaaagcatCAGCACTACGGCATACTTGCAGGTGAGCTTCTTTCTGGATAAGATGTGCAAGTGCGTGCGTTTATTAAGTGTGTCAATCTGTGTGTTTATGTAGAACTGCACACGTATGACCCAGTCAATTTGCTTGGTGGTTCATAGGACATTTGGCAATGCTCAGAATCTCCACAGATAACTACACAAGTGTGCTAATgcgatattaatatatattaggaTGGATGATAAAATTAAGTTTGATAGACATCAAGGAAAACGCACCTGCATTAGATCTGCATTTTCAAAAAAGAGTCCCAGAGGCATCGGTTGATTGCTGTCTTCATCTACAAATGGACTGCCATTCAGATAAACCTCTCTTACTTTAGAGGGCTCAGAGGACGTTTTGTGACTAAACCCTACTCCATCCTCACTGTCATCTGTTAAGCCATTACGTGAAACCTCATTCAAATCAGAAAAGGGGGATGCAGAAGGACATGTATTAACGTGTCCAGCATTGCTTTCATTAGACGCTGTGTTGTCGGTTTTGTTTATGAATTCCTGTTCATCAGATTCCATCAGACCCTTTTCATCATTTTCCAACTTCTTTGGAGactttttgtctgtgtttttgctAGAAACTGCCTGCAAAGAAAAAGGGTGGAAATTTAGAGTTAGTCATATGTGTATGTGtaggtacatacacacacacagttaaagAGAATAGAGGTCATTTACACAGGTGCAAAATTGTATACATTTACATGTTATTCACAAAGTTACTTGCACTAATACATGTTTCGGTTCAACCTGCAATCAAGTGCATGCAAAGCTAACATACCAGGTAATTAATTAAACAAAATCTGTTAGTAATACCACTCCATTTGATAACTGCCCTGCAACCAATATTCACAATTACATCTGGCCTTTTCTGCTGTAAGGATCAgatgatattcattttttatagaacCAACTTTAGTGAATGGAGGAAATAATTAATCATGTTCAAACCTGAGGCAAGACCAGGAGGTTAAGAACCTTGCAATCCCCACAGCACCCAGTGTATCCATTGTTATTCTACTACAGCTATAGGGTGACATGAGCATCACTCTAATGAATAATTCATCAGAATTTGAGCATAGATGTCTAAGAGGTACTTTTATATCAGTGTGTAAAatagaacacaaaataaaaacactagcGCTGAAAATTATGCCATTTCATTGTACCTCTCAACACACCTGTCATAACTCGCTGAAGTCAATAGGACAAATTCCGGGGGGAAAAGAATttatggtataggtatgggacctattatctagaatgctaaggatctgggggtttccggaatacagatctttctgtaatttggaacttcataccttaagtctactagaaaaccatgtaaacattaaataaacccaataggttgattttgtttccaataaggatcttcgtttggatcaagtacaagttacggttttatta encodes:
- the c1orf174.S gene encoding UPF0688 protein C1orf174 homolog (The RefSeq protein has 1 substitution compared to this genomic sequence), which encodes MRKRKLSDRVRCSARLKNRSCSGAHSSSDHEADTYGPKKKAVSSKNTDKKSPKKLENDEKGLMESDEQEFINKTDNTASNESNAGNVNTCPSASPFSDLNEVSRNGLTDDSEDGVGFSHKTSSEPSKVREVYLNGSPFVDEDSNQPMPLGLFFENADLMQDLPPAVPCCASMSRREFRNLHFRAKEEEEDDDDDYADGLVNEGNI